The window AGGCTTTAATTTTTCCGGAACCCGTAGAGCCCGCAGATTATTCAAAATATATTCGTACGGCATATCATAAATACGGCATTATGTTTGATACTTCAACAGCCGCAGCTTACGGTGCAGCCGTTAAAAGCCGTTTTATAAACAAACACGGACAAGAAACTCTGGTTCTTATTTCAAAAGACCACCCCGCTTACGAATCCGACATAATAGAAGCTGCATGCGGCGAAAAACCGAAACGGCCTAAATATATGGAAGATTTGGAAAAACCCATAAAAAATATAAAAAAAATACGGGTGTCTAAACAAGAAATAGAAAATATGTTAAAATATATGACGAGGTGAACTATGGCATATAAACTTGACGGTGCAAAATTCCAAACCTTGGAAGAGCTTGTAGAAGCATTGTACCCTATTTACTCCGATAAAATGAGCGAAGAAGAATTTAAAAAATATGCGGAAGAAAATGCCGAAAAAACTTAACTAAGAATTAATTTTAAAACTTGACATTTTAAATTAAATTAGAGGGGGTATCATGCAAGTTAAAGTTAGATACGCTCCGTCGCCGACCGGTTTTCAGCACATAGGAGGCGTACGGACTGCTTTGTTTAATTATTTATTTGCCCGGTCAAAGGGCGGCAAATTCGTTTTACGCATTGAAGACACGGACCGAACGAGGTATAGCGAAGAATACGAGCAAAACCTTTACGATACGCTTGAATGGCTCGGGCTTGAATGGGATGAAGGAGGTTCAAAAGGCGGCCCTTGCGCTCCTTACGTGCAATCACAAAGGTTTGATCTTTATAAAAAATATGCTCAAGAGCTTGTAGAAAAAGGCTGCGCTTATTATTGCTTTTGCGATTCGGAGAGGCTGGACAGAATAAGAAAAATTCAAACTATGAACAAAATGCCTCCCGGCTATGACAGGGCGTGCCGCAATTTAACCGAAGAAGAAATCAGAGCAAAATTGGAAGCGGGAACGCCCTATGTTATCCGCCTAAAAGTTCCGCTTGAAGGCTCTACAAAATTTAAAGATGCTCTTTTAGGCGATATTGAATGGAAAAACGAAGATATTAATCCCGACCAAATTTTACTTAAAAGCGACGGATTTCCTACATATCACCTTGCAAATATCGTAGACGACCATCTTATGGGCATAACTCATGTAATGCGGGCACAAGAATGGCTGCCTTCAACACCTATGCATGTAATTATGTATAAGGCTTTCGGGTGGGAACCGCCCGAATTTTGCCACCTTCCCATGGTTATGGGAAACGACGGCCAAAAACTGTCCAAAAGGCACGGAGCTACAAGCTGTAACGAATTCCGTAATAAGGGTTACTTAAAAGAAGCGATTATAAACTATGTTGCTATGCTCGGATGCTCTTACGAAGACGGAAGAGATATGTATACCCTCCCCGAATTGGAAAAACTTTTCAGTGTCTCGCATTTAAACAAGGCTCCCGCCGTTTTCGATTATAAAAAATTGGAATGGTTTAACGGTCAATATATGCGGGAAAAAACCGATGAAGAATTATTCGATTTAACTTGGCCTTATATCGCAAATTCGGGTATTTTCGGAAAAATTGACGAAGAAGAATTAAAAAAAGCGGGCTGCCGTTTTGAAAATCAAACCTATTTAAAACCCACTGCGGAACAAAAAAATATCTTAATGAAGGTAATGCCTTTAGTAAAAGAAAGACTTCACCTTTTAAGTGAAATAAGCGCAATGGTACGCTTTTTATTTGAAGAGCCCGCCATACCTCCGGTTGAAGAAATTATTCCTAAAAAACTCGATGCGGAAACTACAAAAAAGGCATTACAAAAGGCTTGCGAAGTTATGCCTAAAATCAAAGACCTGGATGAACACACGGCAGGCGAAATCTTTAGAGCCGAAGCCGAAGCTATGGGCATTAAAATGGGAGACTTTATGATGCCTATCAGAATGGCCGTTACGGGCAGCAGAATAAGTCCGCCGCTTGTAGGTTCCATTCAAATATTGGGAATCGATAAGGCTGTAAAGCGCATCGAAAAAACAATACAAGACAGATTTTAAACCGTACGGAGCTTGTTTTTTAATAAAAACGAGCTCTTTTATTTTTAGTGTTACCATTTATCCGCAGAAATTATTTAATACTTGCAGATTATACTGCAATATGATATTCTTAATTTAAAAACTGGAGAGATTAAATGAAATTAAAACATCTTTTTGTCTTTTTTCTTTTTATAGGAGCCGCCTCTTTTTTAAAAGCTCAAGCGGTATTATCGCCCGAAGTGCTCGAAAAATTAAACAATGCGGTGTTTGAAGTTATCGTTTTAAAACCTGCAGAAGGTAATTTAAAATACGAAAAAAAACTTCCTATGGAAAGAATCCCCTTTGCTATCCGTAACGATAAATACTTCCCTATAGGAACGGCTTTTTTAATGGACGACGGTTTATTTTATTCCGCAGCCCATGTGTTTAACTTAAATGAAGAATCCTTATACGGCGACTATTATATAAGGTCTTATACCGGTGATATTTACAAAGTAGACACTATAACATCTTACTCAACCAATAGAGATTTTATTTCTTTTACCGTATCCGGATATAAATATACCGAAGGCATGGGATTAAGTGTAGAAAATAAAATTTTACTAAACACGCAAACCTTTTCCGTAGGTAATGCATTGGGAGAAGGAATTATTATAAGACACGGTCTACTTACAAGCCAAACCTTTGAACAGGAAAACGGAGAGTGGAAATGGCTGAGATTTTCAGCCGCCGCAAGCCCCGGAAATTCCGGCGGACCGCTCATTACTCCGGAAGGCGGCGTATTGGGAATAATTACAATGAAAAGCTCAAATGAAAATCTTAACTATGCACTTCCTTTTTCGGAAACAAAAAAAATAGAACCAAATACGGGAATTACACATATAAGTATATACTATGTTATGCCGAACATTTTTGAAGAAAAATTCTTTTATGAATATAATCATAAACAAAAACTTCCGCAAAAAATTTCCGATGTAAAGAAAAATATCCTTTCGGATTATAAAACCTTTACTGCAAATATAGTAAAAGATATACAAACAAAATTCGACTTTTCCGGAAATGAATCCTTTGCTAAATCTTACGGCTCGCAGGAAATTATGTACAACTCATGGCTGCCGTCATTTCCGCTTACGATAGTACGGGAAAGCAACAAAAAATGGGACTTATTCATTCCGAATAATATAAATGAATATAAACTGCCCCAAAACGGAAAAATTTCTTACGGAACACTGCTTAACTCGTTAACGGTTATGATAAAAAAACCGGATAACATAACGCAAAAAGAACTTATCTCTTCTCCCGATTTATATATGGATTATATTTTACAGGCGTCAAGATTATACCGTCCTATAGGCAACGAGCGTATACCTATAACTTCTTACGGAAAACCCGTTCGCTCCCAAAAACATACCGATGTTCACGGAAGAACATGGCTTGTAAATTTTTGGGAATTACCGTTTGCCGATGCTGAAGTTATAAGTTACGCATTACCCCTTCCGGGAGGCCTATACATAATGTCAAAAATAGACTCCACTTCCGAAACAAGAAACGGACACAATCTTGATTTGGCATTTATAAGCGACTACGTTATCCCGTCATATTCGGGTTCTTTTAATGATTGGAAAGAATACCTGGCCCTCGGCGATTCGGGTTATTCTTTGGACCCTGTTTTTTCTTCTATGAAATTCGATTTTAATAAAAAAGAAACAATGATAAAAACGGGAGATTACGACCTGCATATTCCTCAACAATTGTTTTCAAGCGATAAGGATACTACATTAAAAGCGGCAATAGGCTTTTATCTGGAAAATAATAAACTTAAATTTGATGTACAAGGTATTCAATTATCTACAAATATCCGAAACGATAACTACACATATATAGGGTTTTCAAAAATTCTCAATCCCCCGGAAGATGCTCCTCAAACAATGACAGATAAATGGATTCAAAAAATAGATAAGGCAGCGCCCTTTAATGCAAAACCATATAATGAAAATCAATATACATTTTATGACGAAATTTTATTCCCTGACGGTATACCTGTAGAGGAAAAAAATAAATTACAGTATCTTTATCATCTTAATCTTGCACTAAAACAGCAAAATCGATTTGAAGAAATTGAAAAATTTGCAAAAGAGATGAAAAATTTATTGAAATTACCGAAGGCCAAAATAAAAAAATAGCTTTTTGAGTGAAAAGACACCTAAACGGTATGAAAAATATTTTCATACCGTTTTAAAAGTTTTTTCAATCTATGTAATATAATTGACTTTTTACAAATATGGTGTTACAGTATTGTTATGCAAACAATACAGGGAAAATATAATAAAGCAAATGTAATGATTGATTCCATAGATTCGGAAACGGAAAAACAAATTAAAACGTTTCTTAATCATAAAGCATTTGAAGGCACTAACATTGCTGTAATGCCTGATTGCCACGCAGGAAAAGGCGCCGTTATCGGATTTACTATGAATATGGATAAATATATCATTCCCAACATTGTAGGTGTAGATATAGGCTGCGGAATTTTATCTGCACAGCTAAATATTAAAAATCCGAATCTTGCAGAACTCGATAATTTTATTAAAAAAAACATTCCAAGCGGTACTTCCGTTCACCGTGTTCATAAAGTCGATAATAAAGAATTTGAAGAAGAAATTATCGAAGAGTCGAAAAAAGTAAATATGGATACCGATAGGGCTTTAAAAAGTGTAGGAACCTTGGGCGGAGGGAATCATTTTATAGAACTTGGAAAAGATTCTCAAGGCAGGTTTTGGCTTACAATTCATTCAGGGAGCCGAAACCTCGGATTGCAAATTGCGGTTTTTTACCAAAAAAAAGCAAAAGAAATTTTGGAAACCTCGGGAATTCTTTCCGAAGAAGATAAAAATTTGGAATACCTGCTTACGGAAAGTACCGAAGGCAAAGCCTATCTTCATGCAACTTATTTTGCTCAAAAATATGCAAAAGCAAACCGGCTTAAAATGATAGAGCTTATTTCAGAATTTTTAAATACGGAACCCGTAGAATTGGTAGAATCCGTTCATAATTTTATAGGCAATGACGGTATTATCCGCAAAGGAGCAACTTCTGCAAAACTTGATGAAAAACTTATTATTCCGTTTAATATGCGCGACGGACTTGCTTTTTGCCGCGGAAAAGGGAATGATGTATATAATCAATCCGCCCCTCATGGAGCAGGCAGAATTATGTCGCGTACCAAGGCCTTCGCGTCTCTTTCGTTAAAAACATTTCAAAAAGAAATGTATAATGCCGGAATCTTTACTACAACCGCAACAAAAAACACTTTGGACGAATCTCCAGCCGCTTACAAAGATAAAGAAATCATTTTAAAACATATAAAACCCACTGCCGATATAAAAGACTTTGTAAAACCGGTTTATAATTTTAAATCTCCGAATTAAATATTTTTAATAATCATATATGTAATAAAAAACATTCGCAATAAAAAATTATAAACAAAATATCAAATTGAGGATTTTCCGCTATAGAATATAAATAAAAAAAATTGCTATAATACAGCACGTAAAATGTAATTCACATTTTAGAGGAGTTGTAGTATGAAAGAGGGTTTAAAAAAAATACCTTGAAAAATCGGGCGCCGATGCAAAGCTGCCTATGATTGCATATTTAGCCAATTTGGACCAGGTTGCCTCGGTGTATCCTGAAATTGCATCAAGTATCGTAAAAGAAATAGAAAACCAGCGCAGTCACTTAAAATTGATTGCAAGCGAAAACTATTCTTCACTCAGCGTCCAAGCCGCTATGGGAAACCTGCTTACCGATAAATATGCGGAAGGATTCCCCGAACACAGATATTACGGAGGATGCGAAAATGTAGATGCAGTTGAAACGGCAGCCTGTAACGAAGCCTGTAAAATTTTCGGTGCCGAACACGCCTATGTACAGCCGCACTCCGGTGCAGATGCAAATATAGTTGCTTATTGGGCAATCTTAAACGCAAAAGTAGAAGAACCTTTTTTAAAAAAATTTGAACAAGTCGTAGACGGAAAGGTTAAAAAAATGAGCCTTGAAGGCTTAAGTCATAAAGATTGGGAAGAACTTCGCCGCGAATTGGGTAACCAAAAGTTAATGGGTTTGGATTATTATTCCGGAGGACACTTAACGCACGGTTATGTTCAAAACGTTTCTTCCAAAATGTTTAAAACCTGCTCTTACACCGTAGATAAAGAAACCGGCGAATTAAATTATGATGAAATTGAAAAACAAGCCATGCAGGAAAAGCCTCTTATTCTTTTAGCAGGCTACAGCGCATATCCCCGAAAAATAAACTTTAAACGCTTTAGGGAAATTGCCGATAAATGCGGAGCGGTTTTAATGGTAGATATGGCACACTTTGCAGGGTTGGTAGCCGGAAAAGTTTTTGAAGGCGAATATAATCCCGTTTTATGGGCTGATGTCGTAACTACCACAACACATAAAACCTTGCGAGGCCCGCGTGGAGCAATGGTTCTTTGCAAAAAAGAATTTGCCGAATTCGTAGATAAGGGCTGCCCCCTCGTAATAGGAGGCCCTCTTCCTCATATAATGGCGGCTAAAGCCGTAGCATTCCGCGAAGCTGCAAGCAAAGAATATCAAGATTACGCACATAAGGTACGCGACAATGCCGCCGCTCTTGCAAAAGAATGTATGGCTCTGGGTATGAAACTTCAAACAAACGGTACGGATAACCATTTAATGCTTATTAATGTAACAAAATACGGTTTAAACGGCAGACAGGCGGAAACTGCAATGTCCGAATGCGGGGTTACGCTTAACCGAAACAGCTTACCCTTCGACCCGAACGGACCTTGGTGGACAAGCGGATTGCGTGTAGGAACACCGGCTGTTACAAGTTTGGGAATGGGCGCTGCTGAAATGAAGCAAATCGCTTCCATTATCGATAGGGTTTTAAAAGCTTCAAAACCCGGCGTTACAAAAAGCGGTGCTCCAAGCAAAGCAAATGTAGTTGTTGACCCTACCGTAAAAGCCGAAATTCAAAAAGAAGTGGACGAGATTTTAAACAAATTCGTCCTTTATCCTGAACTGGATTTGGACTTTTTAAAGAGTATTTACTGCTGACATCTTAACAGATACATAAAAACAAAGCCGTTTAAAGAATAAATTTTAAACGGCTTTTTTCTTACTTTTTATCCCGTTCAATTTTTCCGTTCACGTACAACATAACACATAAATCCCTTGATTTTTTTCTTTTTTTGTATAAAATTAAATGAATATGAAACGAAAACTTGTAACCTCGGCACTGCCGTATGTAAACAACTATCCGCATTTAGGAAATCTGATTCAAGTATTATCTGCGGACGTATTTGCCCGTTTTTGCCGCTTAAAAGGGTTTGAAACGCTTTATATCTGCGGAACCGACGAATACGGAACAGCTACAGAAACTAAGGCTGCAGAAGAAAACAAAACACCGCAAGAACTTTGCGACTTTTATCATGCTCACCATTCCGAAATTTACAATTGGTTTAACATTGCTTTTAATTATTTCGGCCGAACTTCTACGCCTCAGCAAACTGAAATAACCCAATCAATTTTTAACGATTTGGAAAAAAACGGATATATAACCGAACATACGATTGAACAGCTTTACTGTCCTTCGTGTAAACGGTTTTTAGCGGACCGCTATGTATTGGGCGAGTGCCCCTCCTGCGGTTATAAAGACGCACGAGGCGACCAATGCGAACATTGCGGGAAACTTTTAGACCCTACGGAACTGAAAACACCCCGATGTTCTTCTTGCGGAGAAATTCCCGAAGTACGAAAAACAACGCATCTTTATATTAATCTGCCTAAAATTGCTCCGGAGTACGAAAAATGGCTTTCTGCGGCTTCTAAAGAAGGAAACTGGTCTAATAACTCCATTCAAATTTCCAGGGGTTGGCTGCGCGAAGGCTTACAGGAACGCGCCATTACCCGAGATTTAAAATGGGGAATTCCCGTTCCGAAAAAAGGTTTTGAAAATAAGGTTTTTTATGTTTGGTTTGATGCTCCTATAGGGTACATTTCCATTACAAAATGCTGGGCGGATTTAACCGGCAGCGATTGGAAAACATGGTGGCTGGACCAAAACGATGTGGAATTATTTCAGTTTATCGGAAAAGATAATATTCCGTTTCATACCGTAATTTTTCCGTGTTCGCTAATAGGTTCAGCCAAAAATTGGACTAAATTATTCCATATGTCGGGCTCCGAATACCTTAACTACGAAAACGGAAAATTTTCGAAATCAAAGGGTGTAGGAGTTTTCGGAAATGATGCAAAAGAATCCGGAATTCCTGCCGATATATGGCGCTTTTATATTTTTTACAACCGTCCTGAAAAAAACGACACGCAATTTACTTGGAAAGACTTTCAAGAAAGGGTAAACAGTGAACTTATCGGAAATTTATGTAATCTTGTAAACAGAACGGCAACCTTCGTATCAAGATATTACGACGGAAAAATACCCGAGGCATTAAATATACAGCAAGAAACTTCGGACGGAACTTTAAAAACACGTGAAGATATTAAAAATATTATTTCACATTTAAGAAACGAAGCGGAAAAAAGCTTTAAAAAAATTACCGAACTTTCCGATTGGGCTAATTTACGGGACGCTTTTCATGAAGTATTTAACCTATCTTCCGTTGCAAATAAGGCATTCCAGGACGGAGAACCGTGGAAAACACGTGAAACGGACCCTCAATTTGCAGGCGCTTTAATTTCCGAACTTTGTTATTTAATAAAAGACTTACTTATTCTAATTCACCCGTTTATGCCGCAATATGCGGATAAAGCTGCGGGCTTTTTCGGTATTAAAATTTGGTCCGGTAATATTTTCGATGAAAAAGCTCCCGACTTTAAAAAGCCTTGCGGTGATTTTTTATCATGGAAAAATTTGGGAGAAAGAACGGGTCTTAAAACCGTAGAAAATCCCGTTATTATTTTTAAAACACTGGAAAACAAAATAATTGACGCTTATCGCGAAAAATATTCCGGTAATCAAAGGACAAGGAAAATGGACGAAAAAGAAACCGTAAACACCGAAAAGCAAATTGAACCTCAAACGGAAAAAATTCCGGCTTCGCAAATATTTTCGAAAAAAATTGCTTTAAAAACAGCACGTATTGTTGCTATCGAAAAACATCCCGATGCGGATAAATTATACATAGAAAAACTGGACGACGGTTCAGGAACCGAAAGGACAATTCTTTCAGGTCTTGTTCCGTTTTTAACGGAAGATGAGCTTTTAGGTAAAACCGTTATTATTGCGGACAATTTAAAACCCAGAAAAATGAGAGGTATCGAATCTTTCGGAATGCTTTTAGCTGCAAGCTGGTTCGATGAAGAAAAAAAAGAACACGTTGAAATTTTACAAGCACCGTGGGCAGCTCCGGGAACGCCCGTCATTCTCGAAGGAGACGTAACCGACCCCGAAAATACCGAAGACGTTTCCGCCTTTTACGCACAAAAACCCGAGTCAATCGATGCAG is drawn from Treponema pedis and contains these coding sequences:
- the gltX gene encoding glutamate--tRNA ligase codes for the protein MQVKVRYAPSPTGFQHIGGVRTALFNYLFARSKGGKFVLRIEDTDRTRYSEEYEQNLYDTLEWLGLEWDEGGSKGGPCAPYVQSQRFDLYKKYAQELVEKGCAYYCFCDSERLDRIRKIQTMNKMPPGYDRACRNLTEEEIRAKLEAGTPYVIRLKVPLEGSTKFKDALLGDIEWKNEDINPDQILLKSDGFPTYHLANIVDDHLMGITHVMRAQEWLPSTPMHVIMYKAFGWEPPEFCHLPMVMGNDGQKLSKRHGATSCNEFRNKGYLKEAIINYVAMLGCSYEDGRDMYTLPELEKLFSVSHLNKAPAVFDYKKLEWFNGQYMREKTDEELFDLTWPYIANSGIFGKIDEEELKKAGCRFENQTYLKPTAEQKNILMKVMPLVKERLHLLSEISAMVRFLFEEPAIPPVEEIIPKKLDAETTKKALQKACEVMPKIKDLDEHTAGEIFRAEAEAMGIKMGDFMMPIRMAVTGSRISPPLVGSIQILGIDKAVKRIEKTIQDRF
- a CDS encoding S1 family peptidase, with amino-acid sequence MKLKHLFVFFLFIGAASFLKAQAVLSPEVLEKLNNAVFEVIVLKPAEGNLKYEKKLPMERIPFAIRNDKYFPIGTAFLMDDGLFYSAAHVFNLNEESLYGDYYIRSYTGDIYKVDTITSYSTNRDFISFTVSGYKYTEGMGLSVENKILLNTQTFSVGNALGEGIIIRHGLLTSQTFEQENGEWKWLRFSAAASPGNSGGPLITPEGGVLGIITMKSSNENLNYALPFSETKKIEPNTGITHISIYYVMPNIFEEKFFYEYNHKQKLPQKISDVKKNILSDYKTFTANIVKDIQTKFDFSGNESFAKSYGSQEIMYNSWLPSFPLTIVRESNKKWDLFIPNNINEYKLPQNGKISYGTLLNSLTVMIKKPDNITQKELISSPDLYMDYILQASRLYRPIGNERIPITSYGKPVRSQKHTDVHGRTWLVNFWELPFADAEVISYALPLPGGLYIMSKIDSTSETRNGHNLDLAFISDYVIPSYSGSFNDWKEYLALGDSGYSLDPVFSSMKFDFNKKETMIKTGDYDLHIPQQLFSSDKDTTLKAAIGFYLENNKLKFDVQGIQLSTNIRNDNYTYIGFSKILNPPEDAPQTMTDKWIQKIDKAAPFNAKPYNENQYTFYDEILFPDGIPVEEKNKLQYLYHLNLALKQQNRFEEIEKFAKEMKNLLKLPKAKIKK
- a CDS encoding RtcB family protein encodes the protein MQTIQGKYNKANVMIDSIDSETEKQIKTFLNHKAFEGTNIAVMPDCHAGKGAVIGFTMNMDKYIIPNIVGVDIGCGILSAQLNIKNPNLAELDNFIKKNIPSGTSVHRVHKVDNKEFEEEIIEESKKVNMDTDRALKSVGTLGGGNHFIELGKDSQGRFWLTIHSGSRNLGLQIAVFYQKKAKEILETSGILSEEDKNLEYLLTESTEGKAYLHATYFAQKYAKANRLKMIELISEFLNTEPVELVESVHNFIGNDGIIRKGATSAKLDEKLIIPFNMRDGLAFCRGKGNDVYNQSAPHGAGRIMSRTKAFASLSLKTFQKEMYNAGIFTTTATKNTLDESPAAYKDKEIILKHIKPTADIKDFVKPVYNFKSPN
- a CDS encoding glycine hydroxymethyltransferase, whose amino-acid sequence is MIAYLANLDQVASVYPEIASSIVKEIENQRSHLKLIASENYSSLSVQAAMGNLLTDKYAEGFPEHRYYGGCENVDAVETAACNEACKIFGAEHAYVQPHSGADANIVAYWAILNAKVEEPFLKKFEQVVDGKVKKMSLEGLSHKDWEELRRELGNQKLMGLDYYSGGHLTHGYVQNVSSKMFKTCSYTVDKETGELNYDEIEKQAMQEKPLILLAGYSAYPRKINFKRFREIADKCGAVLMVDMAHFAGLVAGKVFEGEYNPVLWADVVTTTTHKTLRGPRGAMVLCKKEFAEFVDKGCPLVIGGPLPHIMAAKAVAFREAASKEYQDYAHKVRDNAAALAKECMALGMKLQTNGTDNHLMLINVTKYGLNGRQAETAMSECGVTLNRNSLPFDPNGPWWTSGLRVGTPAVTSLGMGAAEMKQIASIIDRVLKASKPGVTKSGAPSKANVVVDPTVKAEIQKEVDEILNKFVLYPELDLDFLKSIYC
- the metG gene encoding methionine--tRNA ligase — protein: MKRKLVTSALPYVNNYPHLGNLIQVLSADVFARFCRLKGFETLYICGTDEYGTATETKAAEENKTPQELCDFYHAHHSEIYNWFNIAFNYFGRTSTPQQTEITQSIFNDLEKNGYITEHTIEQLYCPSCKRFLADRYVLGECPSCGYKDARGDQCEHCGKLLDPTELKTPRCSSCGEIPEVRKTTHLYINLPKIAPEYEKWLSAASKEGNWSNNSIQISRGWLREGLQERAITRDLKWGIPVPKKGFENKVFYVWFDAPIGYISITKCWADLTGSDWKTWWLDQNDVELFQFIGKDNIPFHTVIFPCSLIGSAKNWTKLFHMSGSEYLNYENGKFSKSKGVGVFGNDAKESGIPADIWRFYIFYNRPEKNDTQFTWKDFQERVNSELIGNLCNLVNRTATFVSRYYDGKIPEALNIQQETSDGTLKTREDIKNIISHLRNEAEKSFKKITELSDWANLRDAFHEVFNLSSVANKAFQDGEPWKTRETDPQFAGALISELCYLIKDLLILIHPFMPQYADKAAGFFGIKIWSGNIFDEKAPDFKKPCGDFLSWKNLGERTGLKTVENPVIIFKTLENKIIDAYREKYSGNQRTRKMDEKETVNTEKQIEPQTEKIPASQIFSKKIALKTARIVAIEKHPDADKLYIEKLDDGSGTERTILSGLVPFLTEDELLGKTVIIADNLKPRKMRGIESFGMLLAASWFDEEKKEHVEILQAPWAAPGTPVILEGDVTDPENTEDVSAFYAQKPESIDADTFFSAPILIENYIPQIEGKKLLAAGRELKLENVKTGEAG